A window from Armatimonas rosea encodes these proteins:
- a CDS encoding multiheme c-type cytochrome, giving the protein MRAGARLGALALPLLLLAFAACTPSAPEPGGEAGGKGWGTEPSVAATASGFVGNDACKPCHETEFASHAHTRHMQTLREGTQAALGPLAPPAGPIPGAGGEVTWDQGQLTVIVPNKDTGAPVPVPIDLVLGSGKTGMTCLAVHDQGSVELRKSYFPPEKKWFFTPGMERYEKNVVAASLSAPETVKCIACHAVSPPDAPLLPERRFFGVGCESCHGPGGAHATAMQKGDKSKGLLLTALRGVGGKKVSAVCGKCHQTLESITQDNLSKTATNRFQPYGLSLSKCFQKSDDKLSCVTCHNPHEDASTDTKQYEAVCVSCHAAPKKACPVNPKEKCVSCHMPTRSAFANAEFSVSMADHFIRVFRK; this is encoded by the coding sequence ATGAGAGCCGGGGCTCGCCTCGGGGCGCTGGCTCTACCCCTGCTCCTGCTCGCCTTTGCCGCCTGCACCCCGAGCGCCCCCGAGCCGGGAGGTGAAGCGGGCGGAAAGGGCTGGGGCACCGAGCCCTCCGTGGCGGCAACCGCATCGGGCTTCGTCGGCAATGATGCTTGCAAGCCGTGCCACGAAACCGAGTTTGCCAGCCACGCACACACCCGTCACATGCAGACCCTCCGCGAGGGGACGCAGGCGGCACTGGGACCGCTCGCGCCTCCCGCCGGACCGATTCCGGGCGCGGGGGGCGAGGTGACCTGGGACCAAGGCCAGCTAACCGTGATCGTCCCAAACAAAGACACGGGGGCGCCCGTTCCGGTCCCCATTGATCTCGTGCTGGGCTCGGGGAAGACCGGAATGACCTGCCTCGCGGTTCATGATCAAGGCAGTGTCGAGTTGCGCAAGAGCTACTTTCCCCCGGAGAAAAAGTGGTTCTTCACGCCGGGGATGGAGCGCTACGAAAAAAACGTGGTCGCCGCGAGCCTGAGTGCGCCGGAGACGGTCAAGTGCATTGCGTGCCACGCGGTCTCCCCGCCCGATGCCCCGCTTCTACCGGAGCGCCGTTTCTTCGGGGTGGGCTGCGAGTCCTGCCACGGGCCGGGCGGTGCACACGCCACCGCCATGCAAAAGGGCGATAAGTCCAAGGGGCTCCTGCTCACGGCTCTTCGTGGTGTTGGCGGGAAGAAAGTGAGCGCGGTCTGCGGCAAGTGCCACCAGACCCTGGAGTCGATCACCCAAGATAACCTCTCCAAGACCGCAACCAATCGCTTCCAGCCGTACGGTCTCTCGCTGAGCAAGTGCTTCCAGAAGTCCGACGACAAGCTGAGCTGCGTGACATGCCACAACCCGCACGAGGACGCGTCTACGGATACGAAGCAGTACGAGGCGGTCTGTGTCTCGTGCCATGCCGCGCCTAAGAAAGCCTGCCCGGTGAATCCCAAGGAGAAGTGCGTGTCTTGCCACATGCCCACGCGCTCGGCGTTTGCCAATGCGGAGTTTTCCGTGAGCATGGCCGACCACTTTATCCGGGTTTTTCGGAAGTAG
- a CDS encoding multiheme c-type cytochrome yields the protein MIWRLLGPLALLVCLLLAPGCQQEAPPVASPTPLPTAAPPVAETAASLSALDEAEFVGTPACSPCHAELAKTHGESRHMRTLRRAVEGELGELTPPVGKIPGTPFSLKRAEGRFVLAGGKVALPLHLAFGSGKTGVTYATAFADGTLTELHKSYFVSTKTWYTTPGQEKVPSTAPGDHVPGAIARKCVLCHAVTLPPDRLGLEKRFIGVGCEACHGPGSAHVAAAEAGKPSKALIEGLKAAPGSVVLETCGKCHRTAATIDRNDPVSSQQTQRFQPYGLSLSKCFQKSADKLSCVTCHNPHEDASTDTKRYEAVCVSCHAAPKTVCPVNPKEKCVSCHMPTRQVFAGTTIPTKMADHFIRVFKK from the coding sequence ATGATCTGGCGTCTGCTTGGCCCCTTGGCCCTCCTGGTGTGCCTGCTTCTGGCTCCGGGTTGCCAACAAGAAGCGCCGCCCGTGGCCTCTCCGACACCGCTCCCCACCGCCGCGCCCCCAGTGGCGGAGACGGCGGCGAGCCTGAGTGCTCTCGACGAGGCAGAGTTTGTTGGGACTCCCGCGTGTAGCCCCTGCCATGCCGAGCTCGCCAAGACCCATGGAGAAAGCCGGCACATGCGGACCCTGCGCCGCGCCGTGGAGGGCGAGCTGGGAGAGCTCACTCCGCCCGTGGGGAAGATCCCTGGAACCCCGTTTTCCCTCAAGCGTGCCGAGGGACGGTTTGTGCTGGCAGGAGGCAAGGTTGCCCTGCCACTTCATTTGGCCTTTGGCTCGGGGAAGACCGGAGTTACCTACGCGACCGCCTTTGCGGATGGCACCCTGACCGAGCTCCACAAGAGCTACTTTGTCTCCACCAAGACCTGGTACACCACGCCCGGCCAGGAAAAAGTCCCCAGCACCGCGCCGGGGGACCATGTCCCTGGGGCGATTGCTCGCAAGTGTGTCCTCTGCCACGCCGTCACCCTGCCGCCGGATCGGCTGGGACTGGAGAAGCGCTTTATCGGGGTCGGCTGTGAGGCGTGCCACGGCCCCGGAAGCGCCCATGTCGCCGCTGCAGAAGCGGGGAAGCCGAGCAAGGCACTGATCGAAGGACTCAAGGCCGCCCCTGGCTCGGTCGTGCTGGAGACCTGTGGGAAGTGCCACCGAACCGCCGCCACTATCGACCGCAACGATCCGGTGAGCTCTCAGCAAACCCAGCGTTTCCAGCCGTATGGTCTCTCGTTGAGTAAGTGCTTTCAGAAATCTGCGGACAAGCTAAGCTGCGTGACATGCCACAACCCGCACGAGGACGCGTCTACGGATACGAAGCGCTACGAGGCGGTCTGTGTCTCGTGCCATGCCGCGCCCAAGACCGTCTGCCCCGTGAATCCCAAGGAGAAGTGCGTCTCCTGCCACATGCCCACGCGCCAGGTGTTTGCGGGAACCACCATCCCCACCAAAATGGCCGATCACTTTATTCGGGTCTTTAAGAAATGA
- a CDS encoding multiheme c-type cytochrome — protein MTFRSLRVFLALLLPMAVLVVAACTPTASDTPSASSGKGWGEGATASSAVATNPYVGNDSCKACHSAEFSMHAPTKHMQTLRPATQAALGELAPPAGPLPGAGELAWDQGQLTLIAPSKDNGEPVPVPLDLVLGSGKTGLTFLAVHDQGSVEIRQSYFPHTKNFIVTPSQETFESTVVGQSHSVAETRRCVGCHTVPGSTELLPERKFFGVGCESCHGPGREHVTAMETGDKSKGLRLPTLSGIGGARLNEVCGKCHQTAKTVAENNLPKDSTQRFQPYGLSLSKCFQKSADKLSCVTCHNPHEDASTDTKQYEAVCVSCHSAPKKACPVNPKEKCVSCHMPTRRLFPKDKSAIPIAMADHFIRVFRESQKTR, from the coding sequence ATGACGTTTCGATCCCTCCGTGTGTTTCTTGCCTTGCTTCTCCCCATGGCTGTACTCGTGGTCGCCGCTTGTACTCCCACGGCCTCGGATACCCCAAGCGCGTCGAGCGGCAAGGGCTGGGGGGAGGGGGCCACGGCGAGTAGTGCCGTGGCGACCAATCCCTATGTCGGCAACGACTCCTGTAAAGCGTGCCACTCTGCGGAGTTTTCGATGCACGCCCCCACCAAGCACATGCAGACCCTGCGTCCCGCGACACAAGCGGCTCTGGGCGAGCTGGCCCCTCCGGCGGGGCCGCTTCCTGGGGCGGGGGAGCTTGCGTGGGACCAGGGGCAGCTCACCCTGATCGCGCCAAGCAAGGACAACGGCGAGCCTGTGCCCGTCCCTCTGGATCTCGTGCTGGGCTCGGGGAAGACGGGGCTGACCTTCCTGGCGGTGCACGACCAGGGCAGTGTGGAGATTCGCCAGAGCTACTTTCCTCACACCAAGAACTTTATTGTTACCCCCAGCCAGGAGACCTTTGAGAGCACGGTTGTGGGCCAGTCTCACAGTGTCGCCGAGACCCGCCGCTGTGTGGGGTGTCATACCGTCCCTGGCTCCACCGAGCTCCTGCCCGAGCGGAAGTTCTTTGGCGTGGGGTGCGAGTCGTGCCACGGGCCGGGCCGCGAGCATGTCACGGCGATGGAGACGGGCGACAAGTCCAAGGGGCTGCGTCTTCCCACTCTCTCGGGGATCGGCGGCGCACGCCTCAACGAGGTCTGCGGAAAGTGCCACCAGACCGCCAAGACCGTCGCGGAGAACAACCTGCCCAAGGACTCCACCCAGCGTTTCCAGCCGTACGGTCTTTCGCTGAGCAAGTGCTTTCAGAAATCTGCGGACAAGCTAAGCTGCGTGACATGCCACAACCCGCACGAGGATGCGTCGACCGACACGAAGCAGTACGAGGCGGTCTGTGTCTCGTGCCACTCCGCGCCCAAGAAAGCCTGCCCCGTGAATCCCAAGGAGAAGTGCGTCTCCTGCCACATGCCCACGCGGCGGCTGTTCCCCAAGGACAAGAGTGCCATTCCCATCGCCATGGCGGATCACTTCATCCGGGTCTTCCGCGAGAGCCAAAAAACACGGTAA